A stretch of Myxococcus virescens DNA encodes these proteins:
- a CDS encoding GNAT family N-acetyltransferase, which translates to MTLTLKFHDSVSHLSDAELDALTSESSVFFGRRWFRMLDAVDLSAMARGELSLRYAIAYQQGTPVALCPCFITRSKTIYTPYSLEHFLFTSWKKGFANGPAWSRVAIAAADLYRNVAWRTGAGFDGGVFVTSPLSMRSSIHCAAQSVDVAKQARELILQGLRDLATSERLPLYFYGVERDDTTLREALTSATFQEIFIYDDNVMDVPGDNFDAYLGQFKSDVRRVLKKEMAHARDAGVRFERVSRMGEMAEQLERFYEVTYSKYGSEHLRHPSTFWAALDQHVSPEAEAVVAYQNGDPIGFSLLLHKNDEMWFYRVGRAEAGASETPLYFNLAFYEPLRRAYELGVKKLWLGASGYETKRRRGARRHGLYSYLWIPGRWSRTVLQPYVSAYSRVAMAMAASGTQNARIRKTP; encoded by the coding sequence ATGACGCTTACCCTGAAATTCCACGACTCCGTCAGCCACCTGAGCGACGCGGAGCTGGATGCCCTCACCTCCGAGTCGAGCGTCTTCTTCGGCCGACGCTGGTTCCGCATGCTGGACGCGGTCGACCTGTCCGCCATGGCCCGGGGGGAGCTGTCCCTGCGATATGCCATTGCGTATCAGCAGGGCACTCCCGTCGCGCTGTGCCCATGTTTCATCACCCGCAGCAAGACCATCTACACGCCCTACTCGCTGGAGCATTTCCTCTTCACCAGTTGGAAGAAAGGCTTCGCCAACGGGCCGGCCTGGAGCCGGGTGGCCATCGCTGCGGCGGACCTCTACCGCAACGTGGCCTGGCGCACGGGAGCAGGCTTCGATGGCGGCGTCTTCGTCACCAGCCCGCTCAGCATGCGGAGCAGCATCCACTGTGCCGCGCAGTCCGTGGACGTCGCGAAGCAGGCTCGGGAGCTCATCCTCCAAGGGCTCCGGGACCTCGCCACCAGCGAGCGGCTGCCGCTCTACTTCTACGGCGTGGAACGGGATGACACGACGCTGAGAGAGGCGCTCACCTCGGCGACGTTCCAGGAAATCTTCATCTACGACGACAACGTCATGGATGTCCCGGGGGACAACTTCGACGCCTACCTGGGGCAGTTCAAGAGCGACGTCCGGCGGGTGCTCAAGAAGGAAATGGCTCACGCTCGGGATGCGGGCGTTCGCTTCGAGCGCGTCTCCCGGATGGGCGAGATGGCGGAGCAACTGGAGCGGTTCTACGAGGTGACCTACTCCAAGTACGGCAGCGAGCACCTCCGCCATCCATCCACGTTCTGGGCAGCGCTCGACCAGCACGTCTCGCCCGAGGCCGAGGCCGTGGTCGCCTACCAGAACGGCGACCCCATCGGATTCTCTCTGTTGCTCCACAAGAACGATGAGATGTGGTTCTACCGGGTCGGCCGCGCCGAGGCCGGGGCATCCGAGACGCCGCTGTACTTCAACCTCGCATTCTACGAGCCCCTGCGCCGGGCCTATGAGCTCGGCGTCAAGAAACTCTGGCTGGGCGCCAGCGGGTACGAGACGAAGCGGCGCCGTGGCGCGCGCAGGCACGGGCTGTACAGCTACCTGTGGATTCCGGGGCGCTGGTCACGCACGGTGCTTCAGCCTTACGTGTCTGCCTACTCCCGCGTGGCAATGGCCATGGCTGCTAGCGGCACCCAGAACGCTCGCATTCGCAAGACACCCTGA
- a CDS encoding glutathione S-transferase — protein MNAQSSLPRLSYFTGRGVAEKIRLLLAESGTEYEDIDLGTYDVQAKVKTPAFEAIKAAGMLAFDKVPLWEEPDGFRVVQSLAIMRHVARTRGLYGKDARETAACDMIIDGVEEVTARARSLTSLTPEQLSEQLPIILGEELPQWLGHFERLLKSNGSGDGFFVGPSVTVADTSVFGFLELLVDNGLQDLLESTYPGLFGFFERMKQRPNLARHLASPKRHPAVQLLNG, from the coding sequence ATGAACGCTCAATCATCATTGCCGCGCCTGTCGTATTTCACGGGTCGAGGCGTCGCTGAGAAGATCCGCCTGCTGCTCGCCGAGTCCGGAACGGAGTACGAGGACATCGACCTGGGCACGTATGACGTGCAGGCCAAGGTGAAGACACCGGCCTTCGAGGCCATCAAGGCGGCTGGCATGCTGGCCTTCGACAAGGTGCCGCTGTGGGAGGAGCCGGACGGCTTCCGCGTGGTGCAGAGCCTGGCCATCATGCGCCACGTCGCGCGCACCCGCGGCCTCTATGGGAAGGACGCGCGGGAGACCGCCGCCTGCGACATGATCATCGACGGCGTCGAGGAAGTGACGGCGCGTGCGCGCAGCCTGACCTCGCTCACGCCGGAGCAGCTCTCCGAGCAGCTCCCCATCATCCTGGGCGAGGAACTGCCGCAGTGGCTCGGGCACTTCGAGCGGCTGCTGAAGAGCAACGGCAGTGGTGACGGCTTCTTCGTCGGCCCCTCCGTGACGGTGGCGGACACCAGCGTCTTCGGCTTCCTGGAGCTGCTCGTGGACAACGGCCTCCAGGATCTTCTGGAGAGCACCTACCCTGGGCTGTTCGGGTTCTTCGAGCGCATGAAGCAGCGCCCCAACCTCGCGCGGCACCTCGCCAGCCCCAAGCGGCACCCCGCCGTCCAGCTCCTCAACGGCTGA
- a CDS encoding type I polyketide synthase: MDSKLPQEFDDADVAIIGMAGRFPGARDVDTLWANLREGVESIRFFSKEEARAAGVPDERLEDPSFVRAAAILPEPESFDAAFFDMPPREAEITDPQHRVFLEACWEALEHAGYSPRDYVGAISVFGGATLNTYLLMNLARNPRVLESFEPVQVNIGNGGDFLATRVSYKLNLRGASHTVQSACSTSLVAVHQACQSLLNGECDMALAGGASVNVGFFNGYRHAEGGMASPDGHCRPFDAKAQGTLFGSGVGVVLLKKLRAAVRDGDTIHAVIKGTATNNDGALKAGFTAPSVDGQAQVVAEALAASALEADDISYVEAHGTATPLGDPIEVQALTKAFRATTQRRCFCALGSVKGNLGHLDAAAGVTGLMKTVMALKYGELPPSLHYERPNPAIDFDSSPFYVNATLKPWPAGNSPRRAGVSSFGVGGTNAHVVLEEAPRLPASAPSRRAWHLLPLSARTPPALESVTTRLVESLKNQGGVNLADVAWTLQAGRQRFLHRRFVLARGTEDAVDALSQPQSPRVFTEAQDAVERSVAFLFPGQGSQHVDMGRALYEAESVFRAEVDRCAELLKPHLDGLDLRTVLYPQSEAAEVSGTKLAQTALTQPALFTLEYATARLWMSWGVMPQSMLGHSIGEYVAACLAGVFSLEHALRLVAARGRLMQGLPSGAMLAVPLSEDEVQPYLRAGGAELSLAAVNGPMQCVLSGTHPAVEAVRKQLQEAGIQCQPLVTSHAFHSSMMDSILDAFAAQVATVPLAAPTLPFVSNVTGTWVTAEQATSPRYWAEHLRGTVRFADGLHALLTDARRVLLEAGPGQVLGKLAKRHPAFTASHTVLASMPPPKDDGATAGMAPLAYETLGRLWQAGVRVDWKGFHGAEVRYRVPLPTYPFERQRFWIEPAAGETAPRVTIASQPVTAAQDATSQVSQVEPGGEAGSARPYQSRPQLRSAYVMPGTPLQRSLVELWQEMLGVAPIGIQDNFFELGGDSLIAVQLSGRIKKQLGLDLPASSLYEGVTVEALAALLKPAEAEGQERREEAPAADASLQRRKQTLARQRNLRRFDDDDDA, encoded by the coding sequence TTGGACAGCAAGCTCCCGCAGGAGTTCGACGACGCCGATGTCGCCATCATCGGCATGGCCGGGCGCTTTCCCGGCGCTCGGGATGTGGACACGCTCTGGGCCAATCTCCGCGAGGGAGTGGAGTCCATCCGCTTCTTCTCCAAGGAGGAGGCCCGCGCGGCAGGTGTGCCGGACGAGCGGCTGGAGGACCCGTCCTTCGTGCGGGCCGCGGCCATCCTTCCGGAGCCGGAGTCGTTCGACGCGGCCTTCTTCGACATGCCGCCACGTGAGGCGGAAATCACGGACCCCCAGCACCGTGTCTTCCTGGAGGCGTGCTGGGAGGCGCTCGAGCACGCTGGCTACTCACCGCGTGACTACGTCGGCGCCATCTCCGTGTTCGGCGGCGCCACGCTCAACACGTACCTGTTGATGAACCTGGCGCGGAACCCACGCGTGCTGGAGTCCTTCGAGCCGGTGCAGGTGAACATCGGCAACGGGGGCGACTTCCTGGCCACCCGCGTCTCGTACAAGCTCAACCTGAGGGGTGCCAGCCACACCGTGCAGAGCGCGTGCTCCACCTCGCTGGTGGCGGTGCACCAGGCCTGCCAGAGCCTGCTCAATGGCGAGTGCGACATGGCGCTCGCGGGTGGTGCGTCCGTCAACGTGGGGTTCTTCAACGGGTACCGGCACGCGGAGGGCGGAATGGCCTCGCCGGATGGCCACTGCCGGCCCTTCGATGCGAAGGCGCAGGGCACGCTCTTTGGCAGCGGCGTGGGCGTGGTGCTGCTGAAGAAGCTGCGAGCCGCGGTGCGGGACGGTGACACCATCCACGCCGTCATCAAGGGCACGGCCACCAACAATGACGGTGCGCTGAAGGCGGGCTTCACCGCGCCCAGCGTGGATGGTCAGGCTCAGGTGGTGGCGGAGGCGCTCGCGGCGTCGGCCCTGGAGGCGGATGACATCAGCTACGTGGAGGCCCATGGCACCGCCACGCCGCTGGGCGACCCCATCGAGGTGCAGGCGCTCACCAAGGCCTTTCGTGCCACCACCCAGCGGCGGTGCTTCTGCGCGCTCGGCTCGGTGAAGGGCAACCTGGGCCACCTGGACGCGGCGGCGGGAGTCACCGGCCTGATGAAGACGGTGATGGCGCTGAAGTATGGCGAGCTGCCGCCCAGTCTTCACTACGAGCGGCCCAACCCAGCCATCGACTTCGACAGCAGCCCGTTCTACGTCAACGCCACGCTCAAGCCCTGGCCCGCGGGTAACTCGCCGCGACGCGCTGGCGTGAGCTCCTTCGGCGTGGGTGGCACCAACGCGCACGTGGTGCTGGAGGAGGCTCCCCGGTTGCCCGCGAGCGCACCCTCGCGACGTGCATGGCACCTGTTGCCGCTGTCGGCCCGGACGCCCCCGGCGTTGGAGTCGGTCACGACGCGACTGGTGGAATCATTGAAGAACCAAGGGGGTGTGAATCTGGCGGACGTGGCCTGGACGCTCCAGGCCGGACGCCAACGTTTCCTGCACCGTCGCTTCGTGTTGGCGCGCGGCACGGAGGATGCGGTTGACGCGCTGTCGCAGCCACAAAGCCCTCGCGTGTTCACGGAGGCGCAGGACGCGGTGGAGCGGTCCGTGGCGTTCCTCTTCCCGGGCCAGGGCTCGCAGCACGTGGACATGGGGCGAGCGCTTTACGAGGCAGAGTCCGTCTTCCGCGCCGAGGTGGACCGCTGCGCGGAGTTGCTGAAGCCCCACCTGGACGGACTGGACCTGAGGACGGTGCTGTACCCTCAGTCCGAGGCCGCCGAAGTCAGCGGGACGAAGCTGGCGCAGACGGCGCTCACGCAGCCCGCGCTCTTCACGCTGGAGTACGCAACCGCGCGCCTGTGGATGTCCTGGGGCGTGATGCCGCAGTCGATGCTGGGACACAGCATCGGCGAATACGTGGCGGCGTGCCTCGCGGGGGTCTTCTCGCTGGAGCATGCGCTGAGACTGGTGGCCGCGCGTGGCCGGCTCATGCAGGGACTTCCTTCCGGTGCGATGCTGGCGGTGCCCCTGTCCGAGGACGAGGTTCAGCCGTACCTGCGCGCAGGCGGAGCCGAGCTGAGTCTGGCGGCCGTCAATGGCCCCATGCAGTGCGTGCTGTCGGGGACGCACCCCGCTGTCGAAGCGGTGCGAAAGCAGCTCCAGGAGGCGGGGATTCAGTGCCAGCCGCTGGTGACGTCGCATGCCTTCCACTCGTCGATGATGGACTCCATCCTCGACGCGTTCGCCGCGCAGGTGGCCACGGTGCCGCTGGCGGCGCCCACGCTTCCATTCGTCTCCAACGTCACCGGTACCTGGGTGACGGCTGAGCAGGCGACGAGCCCTCGTTACTGGGCCGAGCACCTGCGCGGGACGGTGCGCTTCGCGGACGGCTTGCACGCGCTCCTCACCGACGCCAGGCGCGTCTTGCTGGAGGCAGGCCCGGGCCAGGTGCTGGGGAAGCTGGCGAAGCGTCACCCCGCCTTCACGGCCTCACACACGGTGCTGGCTTCCATGCCTCCGCCCAAGGACGACGGGGCCACCGCCGGCATGGCGCCGCTGGCCTATGAGACGCTCGGCCGGCTGTGGCAAGCGGGCGTCCGCGTGGACTGGAAGGGGTTCCATGGCGCGGAGGTTCGCTACCGGGTGCCGCTCCCCACCTATCCCTTCGAGCGCCAGCGCTTCTGGATCGAACCCGCCGCCGGCGAGACCGCGCCTCGGGTCACGATTGCATCCCAACCTGTGACGGCGGCGCAGGACGCCACGTCTCAGGTTTCGCAGGTGGAACCAGGGGGCGAAGCTGGCAGTGCTCGCCCGTATCAGTCGCGCCCGCAGCTTCGCAGCGCATATGTCATGCCGGGCACGCCACTCCAGCGGTCGCTGGTGGAGCTGTGGCAGGAGATGCTGGGCGTGGCGCCCATCGGCATCCAGGACAACTTCTTCGAACTCGGCGGCGACTCGCTCATCGCCGTGCAGCTCAGTGGCCGCATCAAGAAGCAGTTGGGCTTGGACCTGCCTGCATCGAGCCTCTACGAAGGCGTCACCGTGGAAGCCCTGGCGGCGCTGCTGAAGCCGGCGGAAGCGGAGGGGCAGGAGCGTCGTGAAGAGGCGCCAGCGGCGGATGCTTCGCTTCAGCGTCGCAAGCAGACCCTGGCGCGGCAGCGCAACCTTCGTCGCTTCGACGACGATGATGATGCGTGA
- a CDS encoding type I polyketide synthase: MGRHTRYEGDASLAVAIVGMAARVPGAEDVEAFWRLLREGREAITFFTNEAMKALGVEPGWLANPNFVRAAPVLERPGRFDAALFGYAPREAELLDPQHRIFLECAWSALEHAGYAPGRLTVSTGVFAGSSLSTYLLFNLLSRAEFQEAEDTFPAMVGNDKDFLATRVAYHFNLKGPALTVQTGCSTSLVATHLACQSLLGYQCDVALAGGVSVHMPQRTGYHSQDGGITSPDGHCRAFDAKGQGTLFGSGAGVVVLKRLEDALSDGDTIHAVIRGSAINNDGAVKVGYTAPGVEGQSEVIARAQAVAEVSPDSISYVEAHGTATPLGDPVEVQALTEAFRAGTDKRGFCGLGSVKTNVGHLDAAAGVTGLLKTVLSLEHGELPPSLHYEKPNPRIDFESSPFYVNAALKPWPEGDTPRRAGVSSFGIGGTNAHIILEEAPVTLPGDAARPWQLLVLSAKTSSALESQTAALLAHLQAHPEQPLADVAWTLQVGRKPMALRRVVVCEDRASAVAALESKDPQRMFTLAPGNSTPSAVFMFPGGGAQYPDMGRGLYGSEKVFREAVDRCCELLRPRLGFDLRPVMYPDAANAADAVQRLKRTSLALPALFTVEYALAQLWQSWGVKPEALIGHSLGEYAAACLAGIFSLEDALALVVLRGKLFEELPGGGMLSVPLPEAELRPLLGDSLSIAAMNGPAQCAVAGTVEAVEALAAELTRREVEFRHIPIDVAAHSHLVEPILARFESFVGTLTRNAPTLPIVSNVTGTWMTPEEAVDPAYWTRHLRQTVRFGDGIRTLAAQPGRVYLEVGPGRTLGTLARLQLNGPKAPSVLSSLRHPQDPVLDDAFLTTTVGRLWAAGMEVDWSAVHGGARRLRVPLPTYPFEGQDYWLAPEVSSSRRRGVARKSADVAGWFYLPSWQRAPLMPKAGPVTPRGWVVYQDAGGLGSALAERLERLGHGVIRVTPGPGFRQVTEREFTVDGRAREDHAQLLAALKARNFNVERVVYLWSLDVSGADFDEAQARGFLGVLRMAQALSGAELAGPVELTVVGREALEVESADAVAPERATLPALCKVIPQELDTVACRYVDVRTPSVDALVREVTSDAPEPVVAWRGPHRQVQAYEPLRIEADTPASWPLKQRGVYVITGGLGGVGLRMADYLARTRQARLVLVGRSGVEQDADGRRQRAVRALEAAGAEVLVARADVADEAQLRAVLAEVDSRFGALDGVIHAAGLAGDGAVSLLGAMEPTTCAPHFRAKVHGTYALDRALAGRPLDFVLLVSSNATVLGGLGLGAYAAANAFLDAFAAARSRTGGTRWLSTNWDGWPADAAEGAKAVQTSIDQFAMTPDEAAEAFRRVVEAPLEGQVLVSTGNLDARVAQWVRREGAGAGAKKDAGGTLHSRPALGTEYVAPTDEVERALVRVWQEQLGLEQLGIHDNFFDLGGNSLLWLKIVGRMKRELGRDVPLTSVFEAPTVATLAKKLGQGPAPAETTAFESSQSRGAQRRERRSRRE; encoded by the coding sequence ATGGGTCGTCACACCCGGTATGAGGGGGACGCGAGTCTCGCGGTAGCCATCGTCGGCATGGCCGCCCGCGTGCCCGGTGCCGAAGACGTGGAGGCCTTCTGGCGCCTGCTGCGTGAGGGCAGGGAGGCCATCACCTTCTTCACCAACGAAGCGATGAAGGCGTTGGGCGTGGAGCCCGGCTGGCTGGCCAATCCCAACTTCGTTCGGGCAGCCCCTGTCCTGGAGCGGCCGGGGCGCTTCGACGCGGCCTTGTTCGGATACGCCCCACGTGAGGCGGAGTTGCTGGACCCGCAGCACCGCATCTTCCTGGAGTGTGCCTGGTCGGCGCTGGAGCACGCGGGCTACGCCCCGGGCCGGTTGACGGTCTCTACCGGCGTCTTCGCGGGCTCCAGCTTGAGCACCTATCTGCTGTTCAATCTGCTCTCCCGGGCGGAGTTCCAGGAGGCCGAGGACACGTTCCCGGCCATGGTCGGGAACGACAAAGACTTCCTGGCCACGCGCGTGGCCTATCACTTCAATCTCAAGGGGCCTGCGCTCACCGTGCAGACGGGGTGCTCGACGTCGCTGGTGGCCACGCACCTCGCCTGTCAGTCGCTGCTGGGCTACCAGTGCGACGTGGCGCTGGCGGGCGGCGTGTCCGTGCACATGCCCCAGCGCACGGGCTACCACTCTCAGGACGGCGGCATCACCTCGCCGGACGGGCACTGCCGCGCGTTCGACGCCAAGGGGCAGGGCACGCTCTTCGGCAGCGGCGCGGGCGTGGTGGTGCTCAAGCGCCTGGAGGACGCGCTGAGTGATGGTGACACCATCCACGCCGTCATCCGTGGCTCGGCCATCAACAACGACGGCGCCGTGAAGGTGGGCTACACCGCCCCCGGGGTCGAGGGACAGTCGGAGGTCATTGCCCGCGCACAGGCCGTGGCGGAGGTGTCCCCGGACTCCATCTCCTACGTGGAGGCGCATGGCACCGCCACGCCGCTGGGAGATCCCGTGGAGGTGCAGGCCCTCACGGAGGCCTTCCGCGCGGGAACGGACAAGCGTGGCTTCTGCGGGCTGGGCTCGGTGAAGACCAATGTGGGCCACCTGGACGCGGCGGCGGGAGTCACCGGCCTGCTGAAGACGGTGCTCTCGCTGGAGCATGGCGAGCTGCCTCCCAGCCTTCACTACGAGAAGCCCAACCCACGCATCGACTTCGAGAGCAGCCCCTTCTACGTCAACGCCGCGCTCAAGCCGTGGCCGGAGGGGGACACGCCTCGGCGCGCGGGGGTGAGCTCGTTCGGGATTGGTGGCACCAACGCGCACATCATCCTGGAGGAGGCGCCTGTCACCCTCCCGGGGGATGCGGCGCGCCCTTGGCAGCTCCTGGTGCTGTCCGCGAAGACATCCTCGGCGCTGGAGTCCCAGACGGCCGCGCTGCTGGCGCACTTGCAGGCCCACCCGGAGCAGCCGCTCGCGGACGTGGCCTGGACGCTTCAGGTCGGGCGAAAGCCCATGGCGCTGCGCCGCGTGGTGGTGTGTGAGGACCGGGCGAGCGCCGTGGCGGCGCTGGAGTCCAAGGACCCGCAGCGCATGTTTACCCTGGCCCCGGGCAACAGCACGCCGTCGGCCGTCTTCATGTTCCCCGGCGGAGGCGCGCAGTACCCGGACATGGGCCGTGGCCTCTACGGCTCCGAGAAGGTGTTCCGCGAGGCCGTGGACCGCTGCTGTGAGCTCCTGCGGCCCCGGCTGGGCTTTGACTTGCGGCCCGTCATGTACCCGGACGCGGCGAATGCCGCGGATGCCGTGCAGCGCCTCAAGCGCACCTCGCTGGCGCTGCCTGCGCTCTTCACCGTGGAATACGCGCTGGCGCAGCTGTGGCAATCCTGGGGCGTGAAGCCCGAGGCGCTCATCGGCCACAGCCTGGGCGAGTACGCCGCGGCCTGCCTCGCGGGCATCTTCTCCTTGGAGGACGCACTGGCGCTGGTGGTGCTGCGCGGCAAGCTCTTCGAAGAACTGCCCGGTGGCGGCATGCTCAGCGTCCCGTTGCCCGAGGCGGAGCTTCGCCCGCTGCTGGGGGATTCGCTGTCCATTGCCGCGATGAACGGACCCGCGCAGTGCGCGGTCGCCGGGACGGTGGAGGCCGTCGAAGCGCTGGCCGCCGAGCTGACCCGGCGCGAGGTGGAGTTCCGTCACATCCCCATCGACGTGGCGGCGCACTCGCACCTGGTGGAGCCCATCCTCGCGCGCTTCGAGTCCTTCGTGGGGACCCTGACGCGCAATGCGCCCACGTTGCCCATTGTCTCCAACGTCACCGGTACGTGGATGACGCCCGAGGAAGCGGTGGACCCGGCTTACTGGACGCGGCATCTGCGGCAGACGGTGCGCTTTGGTGACGGCATCCGCACGCTGGCCGCGCAGCCTGGCCGCGTCTACCTGGAGGTCGGTCCAGGCCGCACGCTGGGGACACTGGCGCGCCTGCAGCTCAATGGGCCCAAGGCCCCCTCGGTACTCTCCTCGCTGCGTCACCCCCAGGACCCGGTGCTGGATGATGCGTTTCTCACCACCACCGTCGGCCGGCTCTGGGCGGCGGGCATGGAGGTGGACTGGAGCGCGGTACATGGCGGCGCTCGGCGTCTGCGTGTGCCGCTCCCGACCTATCCCTTCGAGGGCCAGGATTACTGGCTGGCGCCGGAGGTGTCCTCCTCGCGTCGCAGGGGCGTCGCGCGCAAGAGCGCGGACGTGGCCGGCTGGTTCTATCTGCCCTCGTGGCAGCGTGCGCCGTTGATGCCCAAGGCAGGGCCCGTGACGCCGCGCGGATGGGTCGTCTACCAGGATGCGGGGGGCCTGGGGTCGGCCCTGGCGGAGCGGTTGGAGCGTCTGGGCCACGGTGTCATTCGCGTGACGCCCGGCCCCGGTTTCCGTCAGGTGACGGAGCGCGAGTTCACCGTGGATGGGCGAGCGCGTGAGGACCACGCCCAGTTGCTGGCTGCGTTGAAGGCTCGGAACTTCAACGTGGAGCGCGTGGTGTACCTCTGGAGCCTCGATGTGTCCGGGGCGGACTTCGACGAGGCCCAGGCGCGCGGTTTCCTTGGCGTGCTGCGGATGGCGCAGGCCCTGTCCGGAGCGGAGTTGGCCGGGCCCGTGGAGTTGACGGTGGTGGGCCGCGAAGCGCTGGAGGTGGAGAGCGCCGATGCGGTGGCTCCTGAGCGCGCCACGCTGCCGGCGCTGTGCAAGGTGATTCCGCAGGAGTTGGACACCGTGGCGTGCCGCTACGTGGACGTCCGCACGCCCTCGGTGGATGCATTGGTGCGGGAGGTGACGTCGGATGCCCCGGAGCCGGTGGTGGCCTGGCGCGGCCCTCATCGGCAGGTGCAGGCGTACGAGCCACTGCGCATCGAAGCCGACACGCCGGCGTCCTGGCCCCTCAAGCAGCGCGGCGTCTACGTCATCACGGGCGGCCTGGGCGGCGTGGGCCTGCGGATGGCGGATTATCTGGCGCGCACCAGGCAGGCTCGGCTGGTCCTGGTGGGGCGCTCCGGCGTGGAGCAGGACGCGGATGGCCGCCGTCAACGTGCGGTGCGAGCGCTGGAGGCCGCGGGAGCGGAGGTGCTGGTGGCTCGCGCGGATGTGGCGGATGAGGCGCAGTTGCGCGCGGTCCTGGCGGAGGTGGATTCTCGCTTTGGCGCGCTGGATGGAGTCATCCACGCCGCGGGGCTCGCGGGCGACGGCGCGGTATCGTTGCTTGGAGCCATGGAGCCGACGACGTGCGCGCCGCACTTCCGGGCGAAGGTGCATGGCACCTATGCACTGGACCGGGCGCTGGCGGGCCGCCCGTTGGATTTCGTGCTGTTGGTGTCCTCCAACGCCACGGTGCTGGGCGGCCTGGGATTGGGGGCCTACGCGGCGGCCAATGCCTTCCTGGATGCATTCGCGGCGGCGCGCTCGCGGACCGGGGGCACACGGTGGCTGAGCACCAACTGGGATGGGTGGCCAGCGGATGCCGCCGAGGGGGCGAAGGCGGTCCAGACCAGCATCGACCAGTTCGCCATGACGCCTGACGAGGCCGCGGAGGCCTTCCGCCGGGTGGTGGAGGCGCCTCTGGAAGGACAGGTGTTGGTGTCCACGGGCAACCTGGACGCGCGCGTGGCTCAGTGGGTACGGCGCGAGGGCGCGGGCGCGGGCGCGAAGAAGGACGCGGGGGGCACGTTGCACTCACGTCCCGCGCTGGGCACTGAGTATGTGGCACCCACCGATGAGGTGGAGCGCGCGCTCGTGCGTGTGTGGCAGGAGCAGCTGGGACTGGAGCAGTTGGGCATTCACGACAACTTCTTCGACCTGGGAGGGAATTCACTCCTGTGGCTGAAGATCGTCGGGCGGATGAAGCGGGAGCTGGGGCGGGACGTGCCCCTCACCAGCGTCTTCGAGGCCCCCACCGTGGCCACCCTGGCGAAGAAGCTGGGACAGGGACCGGCCCCTGCGGAGACCACCGCCTTCGAGTCCAGCCAGAGCCGTGGGGCTCAGCGCAGAGAGCGGCGCAGCCGTCGCGAGTAG